A stretch of the Flavobacterium sp. 5 genome encodes the following:
- a CDS encoding M28 family metallopeptidase, whose amino-acid sequence MKKSIVSIFVLGLCFSIHGQSIDKIVTSKEVSRIEKVLSADDMQGRRTFTPGIDKASAFIESEFKKAGLQPFMGAANFRQEFSMTESKAKDSKITIDGQEINNNQVVAFSYEPQVSLTEKSDITVVKISKGDNLGKKFNEYYKSSKSYLVLVDASFNNVLPNLQHIDRITSNPGTNTVLFVFGVSEANTFSVELTNTISKKSLNNVVGVLPGKSKPDEYVIFSGHYDHLGVGSPEEGVPHTATDSIYNGANDDAAGSTAVVMLANYFKKLNNNERTIIFTTFVAEELGGFGAKYFSKQLSADKVIAMFNLEMIGTESKWGKNSAYITGFEKSNMGEILQKNLEKTNFKFYPDPYPEQELFYRSDNATLAKLGVPAHTISTSKMDSEPNYHTADDEFETLDIDNMTEIIKAIALSSSSIISGKDTPSRVDTTQLR is encoded by the coding sequence ATGAAAAAAAGTATTGTAAGTATATTTGTTCTAGGTCTGTGTTTTAGTATTCATGGACAATCGATTGATAAAATCGTTACCAGCAAAGAAGTTTCTCGTATCGAAAAAGTACTTTCTGCAGATGATATGCAAGGGAGAAGAACTTTTACTCCTGGTATTGACAAAGCATCTGCCTTTATTGAATCGGAATTCAAAAAAGCAGGATTGCAACCTTTTATGGGAGCTGCAAATTTTAGACAAGAGTTTTCTATGACTGAATCTAAAGCTAAAGACTCAAAAATTACTATTGATGGACAAGAAATCAATAACAATCAAGTGGTTGCTTTTTCTTATGAACCTCAGGTTTCCTTAACAGAGAAAAGTGATATTACAGTTGTCAAAATCAGTAAAGGGGATAATCTTGGAAAGAAATTTAATGAGTATTATAAGAGCTCTAAGAGTTATTTGGTATTAGTTGATGCTTCATTTAATAATGTTTTACCTAATCTTCAACATATTGATAGAATCACTTCTAATCCTGGAACTAATACTGTTTTGTTTGTTTTTGGAGTTTCAGAAGCAAACACTTTTTCTGTTGAACTAACCAATACTATCTCTAAAAAATCATTGAATAATGTGGTTGGAGTATTGCCTGGTAAAAGCAAACCAGATGAATACGTAATTTTCTCTGGGCATTACGATCATCTTGGTGTAGGTTCTCCAGAAGAAGGTGTACCTCATACTGCAACTGACTCTATTTATAATGGTGCAAATGATGATGCAGCAGGAAGTACTGCAGTAGTTATGTTGGCTAATTATTTTAAAAAACTAAATAACAACGAACGTACTATTATTTTTACCACTTTTGTTGCTGAAGAATTAGGTGGTTTTGGAGCTAAATATTTTTCTAAACAACTTTCTGCGGACAAAGTAATTGCCATGTTCAATTTAGAAATGATAGGTACAGAATCTAAATGGGGGAAGAACTCTGCTTATATAACAGGATTTGAAAAATCGAATATGGGAGAGATTTTACAAAAGAATTTAGAGAAAACCAATTTTAAGTTTTATCCAGATCCTTATCCAGAGCAAGAATTATTTTATCGTTCTGACAATGCTACTTTGGCAAAATTAGGAGTTCCTGCACATACCATTTCAACATCAAAAATGGATAGCGAACCAAATTATCATACTGCTGATGATGAATTTGAAACATTAGATATTGATAATATGACCGAAATTATTAAGGCCATTGCTTTGAGTTCTTCATCTATTATTAGTGGAAAAGATACACCATCGAGAGTTGATACCACTCAGTTAAGATAG
- the cobA gene encoding uroporphyrinogen-III C-methyltransferase, translating to MIAINKPKLTIVGAGPGDVELITLKAIKALESADVVLYDALVNEELLQYAQQAEIIFVGKRFGCHAYTQDQINDLIVSMAKNKGHVVRLKGGDPFVFGRGSEEIDFASQFGIETAIVPGISSAMGVPASNGISLTQRKVAESFWVITGTTSEHKLSKDVNLASQSSATVVILMGMNKLDEIVALYQNNRTDDLPIAIIQNGTKTTQKKVIGTISSISALVEENQIASPAIIVIGEVVKNASKLTEYIEEELVFDSSFEDEFILQNLNEML from the coding sequence ATGATAGCAATAAATAAACCAAAATTAACAATAGTAGGAGCGGGGCCTGGTGATGTAGAATTGATTACTCTGAAAGCAATTAAAGCATTGGAAAGTGCTGATGTTGTTTTATATGATGCCTTGGTTAATGAAGAGCTATTGCAATATGCACAGCAAGCTGAAATTATATTTGTTGGAAAACGATTTGGATGCCATGCTTACACTCAAGATCAGATTAATGATTTAATTGTTTCAATGGCTAAAAATAAAGGCCATGTAGTTCGTTTAAAAGGTGGAGATCCTTTCGTTTTTGGAAGAGGTAGTGAAGAAATAGATTTTGCAAGTCAATTTGGAATTGAAACAGCAATTGTTCCTGGAATATCATCTGCAATGGGAGTACCAGCTTCAAACGGAATTAGTTTGACTCAAAGAAAAGTTGCAGAGAGTTTTTGGGTAATTACTGGAACTACTTCGGAACATAAATTGTCTAAAGATGTTAATTTGGCTTCACAATCTTCGGCTACGGTTGTCATTTTGATGGGAATGAATAAGCTTGATGAAATTGTCGCGTTGTATCAAAACAATAGAACCGATGATTTGCCAATAGCTATCATTCAAAACGGAACCAAGACAACTCAAAAAAAAGTAATTGGAACTATCAGTTCGATATCAGCATTAGTCGAAGAAAACCAAATAGCTTCTCCTGCAATTATAGTAATTGGTGAAGTAGTTAAAAATGCTTCAAAACTAACTGAATATATAGAAGAAGAATTGGTTTTTGATTCTTCTTTTGAAGATGAATTTATTTTACAAAATCTAAATGAAATGCTATGA
- a CDS encoding arginase — translation MQKAIKIIKNRSDIGAGTRGSDMGIDAIEIAAINKNSDYFNLYEFEDVKTHNESIYDKYRSSVAKRIEHVVEQCTRVSNSVTKNLNNNYFPIVLSGDHSSALGTISGVKAAYQEQTLGVIWIDAHADLHSPYTTPSGNIHGMPLAAVLGDDNLDSQVNPVATDTQEHWIEMKNIGIQGPKIIAENLIYFGVRDTEEAEDKQIEKLNIRNYKVEETRYRGLENCVSEALIKLSHCDVLYISFDVDAMDCDLISFGTGTPVSRGFDQYEIIAIVNQIIQSKKVVCIEFVEVNPLLDTKGNKMAETAFQVLEAITATLVLPIE, via the coding sequence ATGCAGAAAGCTATTAAGATTATTAAAAATCGATCCGATATTGGAGCAGGAACTCGTGGATCTGATATGGGGATAGATGCAATTGAAATTGCTGCCATAAATAAAAATAGTGATTATTTTAATTTGTATGAGTTTGAAGATGTAAAAACGCATAATGAATCAATATATGATAAATACCGAAGTTCAGTAGCCAAAAGAATCGAACATGTTGTAGAGCAATGTACACGAGTTAGTAATTCAGTTACAAAAAATCTAAATAATAATTATTTTCCAATAGTACTTTCAGGAGATCATTCTTCTGCTTTAGGCACTATTAGCGGTGTGAAAGCTGCTTATCAAGAACAGACTCTTGGTGTTATCTGGATTGATGCGCATGCCGATTTACATTCGCCTTATACAACTCCTTCTGGAAATATTCATGGAATGCCTTTGGCTGCTGTACTGGGTGATGATAATCTCGATTCTCAGGTTAATCCAGTAGCAACCGATACACAAGAACATTGGATTGAAATGAAAAATATCGGTATTCAAGGTCCAAAAATAATAGCAGAAAATCTGATATATTTTGGAGTTCGTGATACTGAAGAAGCAGAGGATAAACAAATAGAAAAATTGAATATCCGAAATTATAAAGTAGAGGAGACTCGTTATCGAGGTCTTGAAAACTGTGTTTCGGAAGCATTGATTAAATTATCTCATTGTGATGTTTTGTATATTTCTTTTGATGTAGATGCTATGGATTGTGATTTAATCTCTTTTGGTACAGGAACTCCAGTTTCTAGAGGTTTTGATCAATATGAAATTATAGCAATTGTCAACCAGATTATTCAGTCGAAGAAAGTAGTCTGCATTGAATTTGTTGAGGTAAATCCACTTTTAGATACTAAAGGTAACAAGATGGCTGAAACTGCTTTTCAAGTGTTAGAAGCTATTACCGCTACACTTGTTTTACCTATTGAATAA
- a CDS encoding MoaD/ThiS family protein produces MIKIKYFGALVARTRRRGEKIYFSDLKLSQLLVELERKYELNQFPFSVAVNQKIIDRFSNLILKSNDTVALLPHFLGA; encoded by the coding sequence ATGATTAAGATAAAATATTTTGGAGCTCTTGTCGCTCGTACAAGACGCAGAGGTGAAAAAATCTATTTTTCAGATTTGAAATTAAGTCAATTATTAGTTGAGCTAGAACGAAAATATGAATTGAATCAGTTTCCTTTTAGCGTGGCTGTTAATCAAAAAATAATAGATAGATTTTCTAATCTGATTCTAAAAAGTAACGACACTGTTGCTTTATTACCTCATTTTCTTGGAGCATAA
- a CDS encoding M28 family peptidase has product MKKFLSLFICIASLNCFAQKKTENNDNATKFMNTITAEQLKTKLYIIASDEMEGRDTGSKGQKKAGKYLINQYNKNKISYPKGANNYYQHIPASYLNANYNENLPDSENIWAYIEGSEKPNEVLVISAHYDHVGVKNGDIYNGADDDGSGTVAVLQIAEAFQKAQKEGHGPKRSILFLHVTGEEHGLHGSRFYSEHPLFPIANTIADINIDMIGRRDFDHPNTNNYVYVIGADRLSSDLHNITVAQNEKYTHLDLDFKFNDPKDPNHFYERSDHYNFAKFGIPAVFLFNGVHADYHKKTDKVEKIEFDALAKRAQLAFVIAWELANRSERIVVDKPIK; this is encoded by the coding sequence ATGAAAAAATTCTTATCTCTATTTATATGTATTGCATCTCTAAATTGTTTCGCTCAAAAGAAAACAGAGAACAACGATAATGCAACAAAGTTCATGAATACCATAACAGCAGAACAATTAAAAACAAAACTTTACATAATTGCTTCTGATGAAATGGAGGGTCGTGATACAGGTTCTAAAGGACAAAAAAAAGCCGGAAAATATCTTATTAATCAATATAACAAAAATAAAATATCTTATCCAAAAGGAGCGAATAATTATTACCAACACATTCCGGCATCCTACTTAAATGCTAATTACAACGAAAACTTACCAGATTCAGAAAATATATGGGCATATATTGAAGGTTCAGAAAAACCAAACGAAGTTCTAGTTATTTCGGCACATTATGATCATGTAGGAGTAAAAAATGGCGATATTTATAACGGTGCTGATGATGATGGATCAGGAACAGTTGCAGTACTTCAAATCGCAGAAGCCTTCCAAAAAGCTCAAAAAGAAGGCCATGGACCAAAACGTTCCATATTATTTCTTCATGTAACAGGCGAAGAGCATGGTTTACATGGTTCTCGTTTTTACTCTGAACATCCTTTATTTCCAATAGCTAACACAATAGCTGACATTAATATCGATATGATTGGCCGTCGTGATTTTGACCACCCTAATACTAATAATTATGTTTATGTAATTGGTGCTGATAGATTATCCAGTGATTTACATAATATCACTGTTGCGCAAAACGAAAAATATACACATCTTGACTTAGATTTTAAATTCAATGACCCGAAAGACCCTAATCATTTCTATGAGCGTTCTGATCATTATAATTTTGCCAAATTTGGTATTCCTGCGGTATTTCTATTTAATGGGGTTCATGCCGATTACCATAAAAAAACAGATAAAGTTGAGAAAATAGAATTTGATGCGTTAGCAAAAAGAGCACAACTGGCATTTGTAATTGCTTGGGAATTAGCCAACAGATCTGAAAGAATTGTAGTTGATAAACCTATAAAATAA
- the rocD gene encoding ornithine--oxo-acid transaminase, which translates to MEHTTQALSLKSEVLIEKENKYGAHNYHPLPVVLEKGEGVFVWDVDGKKYFDFLSAYSAVNQGHCHPKIVGAMVEQAQKLTLTSRAFYNDQLGVYEEYITKYFGFDKVLPMNTGAEAVETALKLCRKWSYEVKGIPENQAQVIVCEGNFHGRTTTIISFSNDESARKSFGPFTEGFIKIPYDDIEALEKVLKSSTNIAGFLVEPIQGEAGVYVPSEGYLAKAKALCEAHNVLFIADEVQTGIARTGKLLAVHHENVQPDILILGKAISGGVYPVSAVLANNEIMDVIKPGQHGSTFGGNPIAAAVAIAALEVVREENLSENAQKLGLILRKGLNEIAARNPLIELVRGKGLLNAIVINCGEDSDLAWDICLRFRDYGLLAKPTHGNKIRFAPPLVITEAQIQECLSIIEKALNDFKK; encoded by the coding sequence ATGGAACATACAACACAAGCACTTTCTTTAAAGTCGGAAGTTTTAATTGAAAAAGAGAATAAATATGGAGCTCATAATTATCACCCGTTACCAGTCGTTTTAGAAAAAGGGGAAGGTGTTTTTGTATGGGACGTTGACGGAAAAAAATATTTTGATTTTTTATCTGCTTATTCAGCCGTAAATCAAGGTCATTGCCATCCAAAAATTGTTGGGGCTATGGTAGAGCAAGCTCAAAAATTGACATTGACTTCCCGTGCTTTTTACAATGATCAATTAGGAGTATATGAAGAATATATAACTAAGTATTTTGGTTTTGATAAAGTGTTACCGATGAATACTGGAGCCGAAGCTGTGGAAACAGCTTTGAAATTGTGTAGAAAATGGTCGTATGAAGTTAAAGGGATTCCTGAAAATCAAGCTCAAGTTATTGTATGCGAGGGTAATTTTCATGGAAGAACAACTACCATTATTTCTTTTTCGAATGACGAAAGCGCTCGCAAAAGCTTCGGTCCTTTTACCGAAGGATTTATAAAAATTCCTTATGATGATATTGAAGCTTTAGAAAAAGTATTGAAATCATCAACTAATATTGCTGGATTTTTGGTAGAACCTATTCAAGGAGAAGCTGGAGTATATGTTCCTAGTGAGGGATATTTGGCAAAGGCTAAAGCACTTTGTGAAGCTCATAATGTATTGTTCATTGCAGATGAAGTTCAGACAGGAATTGCAAGAACCGGTAAATTATTAGCCGTACATCACGAAAATGTGCAGCCTGATATTTTAATTTTGGGGAAAGCTATTTCGGGCGGAGTTTATCCAGTGTCTGCTGTTTTGGCGAATAATGAAATTATGGACGTCATTAAGCCAGGTCAGCATGGATCTACTTTTGGTGGAAATCCTATTGCAGCAGCAGTTGCTATAGCAGCTCTTGAAGTTGTTCGTGAAGAAAATTTATCTGAAAACGCTCAAAAATTAGGATTGATTTTAAGAAAAGGACTTAATGAAATTGCAGCACGTAATCCGTTAATCGAATTGGTTCGAGGCAAAGGATTACTTAATGCTATTGTCATCAACTGTGGAGAAGATTCAGATTTAGCTTGGGATATTTGTCTTCGTTTTAGAGATTATGGACTATTGGCAAAACCAACTCATGGCAATAAAATTCGTTTTGCGCCACCATTGGTAATTACAGAAGCTCAAATTCAAGAATGTCTTTCAATTATTGAGAAAGCTTTAAATGATTTTAAAAAATAG
- a CDS encoding PAS domain-containing sensor histidine kinase — MTGNHNLISDSGSKYLFEHFFELSADLLCIAGFDGFFKKINPAVSKLLGYTNDELLSKPINDFIYIKDQEYTSTVRKELHRNKPLFNFENRYVTKSGEIVWFSWTSMPITNDKLVYAIAKNITHNKKLEEERNLLLTKFTKINNDLKKISYTNSHDLRSPVNNLLSIFTLLDVSKIEDSETLQFIEMLKSATESLKQALNNYVDVLILEDKAIAQIEEINFTDSLNSVILSINSLIQNSKAVINVDFSQLENINFNKAYLESIFLNLITNSIKYSIPTHSPIISINSRKINGVDQLIFSDNGIGFDMELVKDKIFGLHQKFNNHIDSKGIGLYLVNNHITTLGGKIDVESKINKGTTFTISFKKETIFL; from the coding sequence ATGACAGGAAATCATAATTTAATTTCAGATTCGGGTAGCAAATATCTATTCGAACATTTTTTTGAACTATCTGCCGACTTGCTATGTATAGCAGGATTCGATGGTTTTTTCAAAAAAATAAATCCAGCTGTTTCAAAATTATTAGGCTACACAAATGATGAACTCCTTTCAAAACCAATTAATGACTTTATATACATTAAAGATCAAGAATACACATCAACAGTTAGGAAAGAACTACACAGAAACAAACCACTTTTTAATTTCGAAAATCGATATGTAACAAAAAGTGGCGAAATTGTATGGTTCTCATGGACATCTATGCCAATTACTAACGATAAACTAGTTTATGCAATTGCTAAGAATATCACACACAATAAAAAACTGGAAGAAGAACGAAATTTACTTCTTACAAAATTCACAAAAATCAATAACGACCTCAAAAAAATAAGCTATACCAACTCCCACGATTTGAGATCTCCTGTAAACAATCTACTTTCTATTTTTACTCTTTTGGATGTTTCTAAAATTGAAGATTCTGAAACACTTCAGTTTATAGAAATGTTGAAATCGGCTACCGAAAGTTTAAAACAAGCTTTAAACAACTATGTAGATGTCTTAATTCTTGAAGATAAAGCAATCGCACAGATTGAAGAAATAAATTTTACAGATTCTCTAAATTCAGTTATTCTTTCGATAAATTCATTAATTCAAAACTCCAAAGCAGTTATCAATGTAGACTTTTCTCAACTTGAAAATATTAATTTCAATAAAGCCTACTTAGAAAGTATATTTTTAAATTTAATAACCAATTCAATTAAGTATTCAATTCCTACTCATTCCCCTATTATTTCCATCAATTCCAGAAAAATTAATGGTGTTGATCAATTGATTTTTTCAGATAATGGCATTGGCTTTGATATGGAACTTGTAAAAGACAAAATTTTTGGTTTACACCAAAAGTTCAACAATCATATAGACAGTAAAGGAATTGGGCTTTATTTAGTAAACAACCACATTACAACCTTAGGTGGTAAAATAGATGTAGAGAGCAAAATCAATAAAGGAACAACATTTACTATTTCATTTAAAAAGGAAACAATCTTTTTGTAA
- a CDS encoding SDR family NAD(P)-dependent oxidoreductase, with translation MTRIAFITGATSGIGRATAIKFAENGYNLILCGRRAEKLEELKNSLPETVKTHSLVFDVRNRQEVELQINSLPNEWKNIDILVNSAGNAHGLSSIDNGDIEDWDAMIDGNVKGLLYVSRAIIPQMVEKKKGHIINLSSVAGKQTYANGTVYCASKKAVEAISEGMRLDLTQHGIKITNIAPGAVETEFSEVRFKGDKEKAQKVYEGYEPLLPQDIADLIFYTINAPDRVTIADVTIYSKSQSAPTMIYKK, from the coding sequence ATGACAAGAATTGCTTTTATAACAGGTGCAACTTCAGGAATAGGAAGGGCAACTGCAATTAAATTTGCCGAAAACGGGTATAATTTAATCCTATGCGGACGCCGTGCAGAGAAACTGGAAGAATTAAAAAATTCATTACCAGAAACTGTAAAAACTCATAGTTTGGTTTTTGATGTTCGCAATAGACAGGAAGTTGAGCTTCAAATCAACTCTTTACCAAACGAATGGAAAAATATTGACATTTTGGTAAATAGTGCTGGCAATGCTCACGGGCTCTCTTCGATAGACAATGGCGATATTGAAGATTGGGATGCTATGATTGACGGAAACGTAAAAGGATTGTTGTATGTTTCAAGAGCCATAATTCCGCAAATGGTCGAAAAGAAAAAAGGACATATTATCAATTTAAGTTCAGTTGCCGGAAAACAAACGTATGCAAATGGAACTGTTTATTGCGCTTCCAAAAAAGCAGTAGAAGCAATAAGCGAAGGAATGCGACTTGACTTAACCCAGCATGGTATTAAAATTACGAATATCGCACCAGGTGCTGTTGAAACAGAATTTTCAGAAGTTAGATTTAAAGGTGATAAAGAAAAAGCTCAAAAAGTATATGAAGGTTACGAACCATTATTACCACAAGATATAGCCGACTTGATATTTTACACTATCAATGCTCCTGATAGAGTAACCATTGCCGATGTAACTATATATTCTAAATCACAATCAGCTCCTACAATGATTTATAAAAAATAA
- a CDS encoding Lrp/AsnC family transcriptional regulator has translation MDILDEFDINIIKELEKDGRMAFSAIASNLKISNTMVHQRINRLIEQGIISGIKPVLNEKKIGYDWGTFTGITLKKDQDSAKVIEALKEIPEITECYYITGSFTLYIKMIAKDHEHMRRLLYEKIDSIPGISKTESLIELGCAFKRNISL, from the coding sequence ATGGACATATTAGATGAATTTGACATCAATATCATAAAAGAATTAGAAAAAGACGGAAGAATGGCTTTTTCTGCAATAGCAAGTAATCTTAAGATCTCAAACACTATGGTGCACCAACGCATCAACCGATTAATAGAGCAAGGAATTATATCTGGAATCAAACCCGTTTTAAACGAAAAAAAAATAGGTTATGACTGGGGAACATTTACTGGAATCACTTTAAAAAAGGATCAGGACTCTGCAAAAGTTATCGAAGCTTTAAAAGAAATACCCGAAATAACTGAATGCTATTACATCACAGGTTCTTTTACGCTTTATATAAAAATGATTGCAAAAGATCACGAACATATGAGACGATTACTTTATGAGAAAATCGATTCTATTCCAGGTATTTCAAAAACTGAATCCTTGATCGAATTAGGTTGTGCTTTCAAAAGGAATATTAGTTTATAA
- a CDS encoding ankyrin repeat domain-containing protein — translation MDEIIELIKTSKNDLLEQKLNNTPSLAEIKTEQGISLLQFAAYCRNNFAIDILKKHKKTLDIFEAASIGDIETISQLLDKTPDLFNSFSADGFTPLGLASFFGHLSLVKLLLDKGADPNIASNNSFKVAPIHSACAISHFDIAQLLIKHGANVNAKQMQGFTPLHSAAHNGETKLSKLLIDNGAEINAKTDNGLTPLFMANEKNFQETAELIIKHGGQ, via the coding sequence ATGGATGAAATTATTGAACTGATAAAAACAAGCAAAAATGACCTTTTAGAACAGAAGCTAAACAACACCCCTTCTCTTGCGGAAATCAAAACGGAACAAGGAATTTCTCTTTTACAATTTGCTGCTTATTGCAGAAATAATTTTGCAATTGACATTTTAAAAAAACATAAAAAAACACTTGATATTTTTGAAGCTGCCAGTATTGGAGACATCGAAACAATCAGTCAATTATTAGACAAAACCCCTGACTTATTTAATTCGTTTTCCGCTGACGGTTTTACTCCTTTGGGACTAGCTTCATTCTTTGGACATTTGTCTCTTGTAAAACTACTTCTTGACAAAGGTGCAGACCCAAACATTGCATCAAACAATTCATTTAAAGTTGCCCCCATTCACTCCGCCTGCGCAATTTCTCACTTTGACATTGCCCAGCTTTTAATAAAACATGGTGCCAACGTAAATGCAAAACAAATGCAAGGATTTACACCATTACATTCTGCTGCGCATAACGGAGAGACAAAACTTTCAAAACTTCTGATAGACAACGGTGCCGAAATTAATGCCAAAACGGATAATGGACTAACCCCTTTATTTATGGCAAATGAAAAGAACTTTCAAGAAACAGCCGAATTAATAATTAAACATGGTGGACAATAA
- a CDS encoding dienelactone hydrolase family protein has product MENLKYIFLGIILISIQTFGQLKPVQYKDGNQILNGFKIVPSQKGSQKPGILILPAWKGIDKLSKDTAETLSELGYYAFIADIYGEGNYPKDNGEAGKVAGFYKKDFVAYQKRISLALEQLIAAGANPDNIVVIGYCFGGTGALEAARGHLNVKGVVSFHGGLGKDATRATEPITAKVLVCHGADDPYESKEEIATFQQEMRDTKADWQMIYYANAVHSFTNPESGTDNSKGAAYNEKAAKRSFEHLKLFLNEVLKK; this is encoded by the coding sequence ATGGAAAACTTAAAATATATTTTTTTGGGAATCATTTTAATTAGTATTCAAACATTTGGACAATTAAAACCTGTACAATACAAAGATGGAAATCAGATTCTGAATGGTTTTAAAATCGTGCCTTCACAAAAAGGTTCTCAGAAACCAGGTATCTTAATTCTACCAGCTTGGAAAGGAATTGATAAACTATCTAAAGACACAGCCGAAACTCTTTCAGAATTAGGGTATTATGCTTTTATCGCTGATATATATGGAGAAGGAAATTATCCAAAGGATAATGGTGAAGCTGGAAAAGTTGCCGGATTTTACAAAAAAGACTTTGTAGCCTATCAAAAACGAATTTCATTAGCATTAGAACAATTAATTGCTGCAGGGGCCAATCCTGATAATATTGTAGTTATTGGTTATTGCTTTGGAGGAACTGGAGCTCTTGAAGCTGCTCGCGGGCACCTTAATGTAAAAGGTGTTGTTTCTTTTCATGGAGGCTTAGGTAAAGATGCCACTAGAGCAACTGAACCTATAACTGCAAAAGTATTAGTATGTCATGGAGCAGATGATCCATACGAATCAAAAGAAGAAATTGCTACTTTTCAACAAGAAATGCGTGACACAAAAGCAGATTGGCAAATGATTTATTATGCCAATGCAGTTCATTCCTTTACCAATCCTGAATCAGGTACAGACAATTCAAAAGGTGCTGCTTACAATGAAAAAGCCGCAAAAAGATCTTTTGAACATCTTAAGTTATTCTTAAACGAAGTATTAAAAAAATAA
- a CDS encoding L,D-transpeptidase — MKKLIILFGIIAFMLLSCKNGDKNKVVTTKKIPVRKEPKNVSYTLENTKEWLKKNKSEENLEIALAVNRTDKENFIKMDSVIIPSYLNGDIVYYLPFPLQVTSLQEVDKIIFFSYPTQTFATYENGILIRTGPTNMGKKKDPTPTGLFFTNWKAEETTSTFNDEWELKWNFNVENKKGVGFHQYELPGYPASHSCMRLQEKDAKYLYEWADQWVLVNDENVKFKGTPVVVFGSYNFDAPKPWLQLVQNPKTLTIPESEIKEIITPYLSTILKEQEKRKNSK; from the coding sequence ATGAAAAAATTGATTATACTATTTGGAATTATTGCATTTATGTTATTGTCCTGCAAGAATGGAGATAAAAATAAAGTTGTTACTACAAAGAAAATACCCGTTCGAAAAGAACCCAAAAATGTTTCCTATACTCTGGAAAACACTAAAGAATGGCTTAAAAAAAATAAAAGCGAAGAAAATTTAGAAATTGCTCTAGCAGTAAATAGAACCGATAAAGAAAACTTTATAAAAATGGATTCTGTTATCATTCCATCATATCTTAATGGTGACATAGTATATTATTTGCCTTTTCCGCTGCAAGTTACTTCGTTACAAGAAGTCGATAAAATTATTTTCTTCTCATACCCTACTCAAACTTTTGCAACCTACGAAAATGGAATTTTAATCCGTACTGGTCCAACCAATATGGGTAAAAAAAAGGACCCAACACCAACAGGATTGTTCTTTACGAATTGGAAAGCCGAAGAAACCACCAGCACATTCAATGATGAGTGGGAATTAAAATGGAATTTTAATGTCGAAAATAAAAAAGGTGTTGGATTTCACCAATATGAATTGCCTGGTTATCCAGCATCACATTCGTGTATGAGATTACAGGAAAAAGATGCTAAATATTTATATGAATGGGCAGATCAATGGGTTTTGGTAAATGATGAAAATGTAAAATTTAAAGGAACTCCAGTAGTTGTTTTTGGAAGTTATAATTTTGATGCACCTAAACCTTGGTTACAACTCGTTCAAAATCCTAAAACTTTAACTATTCCAGAAAGTGAAATTAAAGAAATCATTACACCATATTTAAGCACTATCTTAAAGGAACAGGAAAAAAGAAAAAATAGCAAATAA